A window from Plasmodium cynomolgi strain B DNA, chromosome 7, whole genome shotgun sequence encodes these proteins:
- a CDS encoding hypothetical protein (putative) has translation MKKLRCEGIFTHREYDVVTDQPPYYIIYKRSSGGVYEASEHFNGLTAIIKGKRKNYGERKAQVMSDFLHKVYRGGTATPPGKKTTTKERHIAQLMKNTNPLYVRSDSLEHIYRGCSFPYSYSPEGGFLQVEKHCLSTPTRGSQVKQSNRLNRLSQVKQSNRLNRLSQVKQSNRLNRLSQVKQSNRPNRLSTKGRPTVKTGRKITHQTRTTHFEDHMRELFHERLRMKDKGVAVLLSFLYHHRVVRNLRVKSMIEMHIENGVPLGESPRHGEKLNKGRGFTKEVFTLSFDMHARNDKCVDYLSFFLNKFHCEDVNGDTFFTNSFLTNLMYVHSRRLKEEICYNNDTLVEGLNRGVLLLSYLFTQMGRTDRLVSRGTSIAKARRSYTIGVEDRVVYIPTLFRDHLYFPSDYIMYWEDSNQLERQRTVVNLTVEKQFKGEGMKRDCRVMVRVACDEAACDEAACDGAACDGAACGVSPLRDCTAIVMDLHPNGVVLDKERLASPHLTASFADIESYKCVAPHSVTKYRVSLSQGRPSFGGFTLGGLAQGTVSPEREGEGEYLSEASIGDLPGVVPLPTAGEDAAGEGTAGGSSHQPCAAFSFDIQISSRYVAPCERGEQLKRSTAKKGVHLSGGETPPTYGDNTCTDYDAVVLSNAKVFLNCGGDGKESPTTHHNERNATLYADARRVYIKGGEDMLSVHTRDFFFFLSEVSFVQVLSPRWEGDRQGSSAEGSNAQRSSVEGSDVQRGGDGRKGEGPPATLAANPLAAYSLARTINYESVMNKRIIYNEILSGVPPWQHVAVANDLEMLRWPPPSGHAPEGGADYYVDVVYVHSVPRGSDSYLHVMCVSVLTSALLVLCTFVL, from the exons ATGAAGAAGCTGCGCTGCGAGGGAATCTTCACGCACAGAGAATACGATGTGGTCACAGACCAGCCCCCCTACTATATCATTTACAAGAGGAGCAGCGGAGGAGTGTACGAAGCGAGTGAGCACTTCAATGGACTAACTGCAATTATaaaggggaagagaaaaaattatggggAGCGCAAGGCGCAAGTGATGAGTGATTTCCTGCACAAGGTGTATCGC GGAGGGACGGCAACTCCCccggggaaaaaaaccacCACGAAGGAGAGACACATCGCCCagttaatgaaaaatacaaaccCACTCTACGTTAGGAGCGATTCCCTTGAGCATATCTACCGGGGGTGCTCCTTCCCCTACAGTTACTCCCCCGAGGGGGGGTTTCTCCAAGTGGAGAAGCATTGCCTGTCT ACTCCCACGAGGGGAAGCCAGGTGAAGCAGTCGAACCGGTTGAATCGGCTAAGCCAGGTGAAGCAGTCGAACCGGTTGAATCGGCTAAGCCAGGTGAAGCAGTCGAACCGGTTGAATCGGCTAAGCCAGGTGAAGCAGTCGAACCGGCCGAACCGGCTGAGCACAAAAGGAAGACCGACGGTGAAAACAGGGAGGAAGATCACCCATCAGACAAGGACG ACCCATTTTGAGGACCACATGAGGGAGCTCTTTCATGAAAGGCTCAGGATGAAAGATAAGGGAGTAGCTGTTTTGCTGTCGTTCCTTTATCATCACAGGGTAGTACGTAATTTGCGTGTTAAAAGTATGATCGAAATGCATATAGAGAATGGGGTGCCTTTAGGGGAGAGTCCTAGGCATGGAGAGAAGCTGAATAAGGGAAGGGGATTCACCAAAGAAGTGTTTACTCTCTCGTTTGACATGCATGCAAGGAACGACAAGTGCGTCGATTATttgtcattctttttaaataagttCCACTGTGAGGATGTAAATGgtgatacattttttaccaaCTCCTTTTTGACTAATCTGATGTATGTTCATTCAAGGAGactgaaggaggaaataTGTTACAATAATGACACTTTAGTGGAGGGACTCAATAGGGGAGTGCTTCTTCTGTCCTACTTGTTTACGCAGATGGGGAGAACAGACAGGCTGGTGAGTAGAGGCACATCTATTGCAAAAGCGAGACGAAGTTATACCATCGGGGTAGAGGACAGGGTTGTGTACATACCTACTCTCTTTCGGGACCACCTCTACTTCCCAAGTGATTATATCATGTACTGGGAGGACTCCAACCAGCTGGAACGACAAAGAACCGTTGTTAACCTCACCGTAGAGAAGCAGTTCAAGGGGGAGGGCATGAAGCGCGACTGCAGGGTGATGGTGCGGGTGGCCTGTGATGAGGCTGCTTGTGATGAGGCTGCTTGTGATGGGGCTGCTTGTGATGGGGCTGCTTGTGGTGTATCCCCCCTGCGCGACTGCACCGCCATCGTGATGGATCTGCACCCGAACGGTGTTGTGCTAGACAAGGAGAGATTGGCGAGTCCCCACCTTACTGCATCCTTTGCAGATATAGAGAGTTACAAGTGTGTGGCCCCCCACTCTGTGACGAAGTATCGAGTGAGCCTATCACAGGGGAGACCCTCATTTGGTGGGTTCACACTAGGTGGGTTAGCTCAGGGAACTGTCTCCCCTGAGCGGGAAGGGGAGGGCGAATACCTGAGCGAGGCATCTATCGGGGATCTCCCAGGTGTGGTACCTCTCCCCACCGCGGGGGAAGATGCAGCGGGGGAAGGCACCGCGGGGGGGTCGTCCCACCAACCCTGCGCCGCCTTCTCCTTCGACATACAAATTAGCAGCAGGTACGTGGCCCCCTGTGAACGAGGAGAGCAGTTAAAGAGAAGCaccgcaaaaaagggagttcACCTGTCGGGGGGAGAGACTCCCCCCACCTATGGGGATAACACTTGCACAGACTACGACGCCGTGGTGTTATCCAACGCAAAGGTGTTCCTAAACTGTGGAGGTGATGGGAAGGAGAGTCCCACTACACATCACAATGAACGGAATGCCACTCTGTACGCAGATGCTAGACGTGTTTATataaaggggggggaggacatGCTGAGCGTCCACACGagggacttttttttcttcctgagTGAGGTGTCCTTCGTGCAGGTGTTATCCCCCCGCTGGGAGGGTGATAGGCAAGGGAGCAGCGCAGAAGGGAGCAATGCACAGAGGAGCAGTGTAGAAGGGAGCGATGTACAGCGGGGCGGAGACGGTCGCAAAGGAGAGGGGCCCCCCGCGACACTCGCCGCCAACCCCCTAGCTGCCTACTCCCTCGCCAGGACAATAAACTACGAGAGTGTTATGAACAAAAGGATCATTTACAACGAGATCCTCTCGGGGGTCCCTCCCTGGCAGCATGTGGCTGTGGCGAATGATCTAGAGATGTTGAGATGGCCCCCCCCTAGTGGGCATGCCCCCGAGGGGGGGGCGGATTACTACGTCGACGTGGTTTACGTTCACTCAGTGCCGCGTGGGTCCGACAGTTACTTGCACGTGATGTGCGTGTCGGTGCTCACGTCGGCTCTGCTGGTCCTCTGCACGTTTGTCCTC
- a CDS encoding SGS domain containing protein (putative): protein FPPDTTPHGSIQYEELDKLKQTKVFLSEKLIRHDWSQTADRVFVTLYKKGLRENDCLHYVEEGRLSVMIKMDADEMYLLEKRLFSKIIPNRTSVSVTPMKIEVTLEKLQPDVEWPQLEEREKDKVNGLAKSKENLLNPFSGKSTHEWDKLTKSIKDEEEEGSIDTFFRKIYNEGDDDTKRAMIKSFQTSRGTILSTNWKDVQHKNYEQVNRRGADEEKHS, encoded by the exons TTCCCCCCGGACACAACCCCCCACGGGAGCATCCAGTACGAAGAGTTGGATAAACTGAAACAGACGAAGGTGTTCCTGAGTGAGAAGCTCATTAG GCACGACTGGTCTCAGACGGCTGACCGTGTTTTCGTAACTCTCTACAAGAAGGGCCTCCGTGAAAACGACTGCCTCCACTACGTTGAAGAAGGTCGTCTCTCAGTTATGATTAAAATGGACG CGGACGAGATGTACCTCCTCGAAAAACGACTCTTCTCAAAAATAATCCCCAACCGGACAAGCGTTTCTGTAACTCCA ATGAAAATCGAAGTCACACTTGAGAAGCTCCAACCAG ACGTTGAATGGCCCCAACTCgaggaaagagaaaaggaCAAAGTGAACGGACTAGCCAAAAGCAAGGAAAATCTTCTGAACCCGTTTAGTGGAAAAAGCACCCACGAATGGGACAAGCTAACAAAG TCCATAAaggatgaggaagaggagggaagCATCGATACCTTCtttaggaaaatatataacgaAGGAGATGACGATACGAAGAGAGCCATGATAAAGTCGTTT cAAACCTCCCGGGGAACGATCCTCTCCACAAATTGGAAAGACGTCCAGCACAAGAACTACGAACAGGTGAACAGGAGAGGCGCTGATGAGGAGAAGCACTCATGA
- a CDS encoding hypothetical protein (putative): MNRLTQRAATKRWSAPLRMTNARYTCDELTPFTTSRREIHVFFTHGRKENGSLLSIKRYGEGRDSSKRVLLDVEKCKEEKMKKKIQKYLMGGVFLSSMCICLIEFDVIGSLYGYLLSCGLLAFYTFQLYSFNSVILRAVLDVKNRHLLLYPFTVIRRQGMKKQVILSLHEIGLIRTHGNYIKIYVKGESLLSFLLKYNMLSP; this comes from the coding sequence ATGAACCGCCTAACACAGCGCGCAGCGACGAAGCGGTGGTCCGCTCCACTGCGCATGACCAATGCAAGATACACATGTGATGAGTTGACCCCCTTTACAACCAGTCGTAGGGAGATCCATGTGTTCTTTACCCACGGAAGGAAGGAGAATGGCAGCTTATTAAGCATTAAAAGATATGGAGAAGGGAGAGACAGTTCCAAAAGGGTTCTTTTGGATgtagaaaaatgcaaagaggagaaaatgaagaagaaaattcaaaagtACCTCATGGGAGGAGTGTTCCTCTCATCGATGTGTATCTGTTTAATTGAGTTCGATGTTATTGGTAGTTTGTATGGCTACCTCCTGTCCTGTGGATTGCTGGCATTTTACACGTTCCAGCTTTACTCATTCAACTCAGTTATATTGAGAGCAGTACTAGATGTAAAGAACAGGCACCTCCTACTCTACCCATTCACAGTCATTAGGAGACAAGGGATGAAAAAACAGGTCATTTTATCCCTGCACGAAATTGGACTCATTCGAACACATGGAAATTATATCAAAATTTATGTTAAGGGGGAAAGCTTACTCTCTTTTCTccttaaatataatatgctTTCGCCG
- a CDS encoding hypothetical protein (putative), with product MSLSPSGSGGNGGNAPSYAGHAGLANYASHAGHPNHAGHSNHASHPSHSIHPSHAIHPNHAIHPDHANPLHADVKGGLEATNTRVYRETLPGRAHLNAEADSYAKLDLPRGGDPSRADLSRADMNRADLSRADMNRADLSRADMNRADLSRPDAIRPEAARPEAARPEAARPEAARPDLSRPPLEPTSKKKEEPFKSITHFAKYLFFIAKKIAYEDVHRFAGSSSLQSTNDELKKALVKHLIYKLNKILSSLINFNVLQYNENINIKQEVEYLCLKNSNVSLNRIRLMLSKLENSGTNYRYALYILLKLHSYDDQNAAQGAPPSVGVHNSAVANAARSVNPSQGAVEPERRAYGSHAEGDSHRYAHNRGGPTNGGGSQRKEDPYKEEQGSKLVDTPGGRPHHQSAQDSKRYFQPPPEGRPYNQRTQDGRDFRLSIQGQPPRSGPRGDQRSDPRIDHRIDQRGDPRIDQRGDPRIDQRGNPLCENNFINKSLYATIILNNKFNNLDLEESLLMKDLIYPLQGMSGQYIKYDKKDHCFYVRNRTVSIGMHHLVNSISSVGLQFRRIKKIVGVSSTEGGGGTWEDAHSGEDEWGDLSDGGDSKHLYSGEGRHSIQSRRKGSLVIDALHQVVREYINEYYKLLSYLESDINEHIHKNTVYIGVKKLHLRLQESYKIMRVLMNVVDESRRNTGCNFLSFLYSKSQTYDYDEQKIYRAILQRCLKPVNAILKQWVDNGTLKDKYNETFISTNKNVPSEKIWCYKFCLNSNNIPLFLSVSTAKRILLTGKSVHLLNSFGGEGSQFDEPAGKAKARLHAEERSESASQSLRGRALRGRAMREGTLRGRTLRERTLRGRTLRGRAIRENPPPGEVDVFSVSDVNTYVENIDRYVKRLCVRKNKRLISMLVNKYGLYEHFRAFRHFLLLVDGDLFETIFDNMKTDLYMDAEELKRHYLNSKLDLCIKSSSIFTSNQSIINKLVLDRFHVKRGDIGWDVLVFDFMVDKPLDIIFTQKVKNIYKTINVLLIKLKKIHYELANIWYLFTHLFKVMNVVCYNHVFIYCNIMRNEMFHFIQNLLSYFYYDVIDMNWREFKNVIFDCNNLDRLIHEHYHYICQIQVDLFLGNSVDGGAAPAPTTAAFAPASSPTAAASAPTSSASAAAPAPSSESSSSSSVHSDVDSTSDGYLNSSLGSPPPGGAADFVYAPSHWGEPPKKKLVSFPRGVPHPSSKNVEAIYYTSDAVPQTGSTNNRTHNNVDTETHLCMYRILDIITRFINLTSALISSVCEGYSEIKKLTDAKKDERNNIDSDIDYVNNFINTHIIGEKTIRDLKILLKYYRNYIYKFICLLLSDSKSLSDSKSLSAHSRISKRDKLNSHRLLAARLDFNLYYVNISKLMDGSTPNLNISNQIKMIKRAQPINQITG from the exons ATGAGCCTGAGCCCCAGTGGCAGCGGTGGCAACGGTGGCAACGCGCCAAGTTACGCCGGTCACGCGGGCCTTGCCAACTACGCCAGTCACGCCGGTCACCCCAATCACGCCGGTCACTCCAATCACGCTAGTCACCCCAGTCACTCCATCCACCCCAGTCACGCCATCCACCCGAACCATGCCATCCACCCGGACCATGCCAACCCTCTCCACGCGGACGTGAAAGGCGGCCTCGAGGCCACCAACACCCGCGTGTACAGGGAGACGCTCCCCGGAAGGGCCCACCTCAATGCGGAGGCGGACAGCTACGCTAAGTTGGATCTTCCTAGGGGAGGAGACCCAAGCCGAGCTGATCTGAGCCGAGCTGATATGAACCGAGCTGATCTGAGCCGAGCTGATATGAACCGAGCTGATCTGAGCCGAGCTGATATGAACCGAGCTGACCTGAGCCGACCTGACGCTATCCGACCTGAGGCTGCCCGACCTGAGGCTGCCCGACCTGAGGCTGCCCGACCTGAGGCTGCCCGACCTGATCTGAGCCGCCCCCCCTTGGAGCCGaccagcaaaaaaaaggaggagccATTCAAAAGCATAACCCACTTCGCCAAGTACCTCTTTTTCAtcgccaaaaaaattgcatacgAAGATGTGCACAGGTTCGCAGGAAGCAGCAGTCTCCAAAGCACAAATGATGAGTTGAAGAAGGCCCTTGTGAAACACTTAATCTACAAGCTGAACAAAATTCTGTCCTCACTCATTAACTTCAACGTCCTCCAGTATAATGAGAACATTAACATAAAACAGGAGGTGGAGTACCTGTGTCTTAAAAACAGCAACGTCTCTCTCAACAGAATAAGATTGATGTTAAGCAAGTTAGAGAACAGTGGGACGAACTACAGATACGCTTTGTATATCCTGTTGAAGCTACACAGTTACGACGATCAGAATGCTGCTCAGGGCGCTCCTCCATCTGTTG gTGTGCACAACTCCGCAGTAGCAAATGCCGCGCGCAGTGTGAACCCATCTCAGGGGGCTGTAGAACCGGAGAGACGCGCATACGGTTCGCATGCAGAGGGAGACAGTCATAGGTATGCCCACAACAGGGGGGGACCTACAAACGGGGGTGGAAGCCAAAGAAAGGAGGACCCCTACAAGGAGGAACAAGGATCCAAGTTGGTAGATACTCCCGGGGGGAGGCCCCACCACCAAAGTGCGCAAGATTCGAAGAGGTACTTCCAGCCCCCCCCAGAGGGACGACCATACAATCAACGTACGCAGGATGGACGTGACTTCAGACTATCCATCCAGGGGCAACCCCCGCGTAGCGGTCCACGTGGCGACCAACGTAGTGATCCACGTATCGACCATCGCATCGACCAACGTGGCGACCCACGCATCGACCAACGTGGCGACCCACGCATCGACCAGCGTGGCAACCCCCTGtgcgaaaataatttcataaaCAAGAGCCTCTACGCAACGATCATCCTAAACAATAAGTTTAACAACCTAGACTTGGAGGAAAGCCTACTCATGAAGGACCTGATCTACCCCCTGCAAGGAATGAGTGGACAGTATATCAAGTATGACAAGAAGGACCACTGCTTCTATGTACGCAACAGGACAGTCAGCATAGGTATGCATCACCTGGTAAACAGCATCAGTAGTGTGGGATTACAATTCAGAAGAATCAAAAAAATCGTTGGTGTTTCTTCCACAGAGGGAGGTGGTGGCACATGGGAGGATGCTCACAGTGGAGAAGATGAATGGGGTGATCTATCCGATGGAGGGGACAGTAAGCACCTCTACTCAGGGGAAGGAAGGCATTCGATCCAATCCCGTAGGAAAGGCAGTCTAGTCATCGACGCACTGCACCAGGTAGTGCGTGAAtacataaatgaatattacAAGCTACTCTCCTATCTCGAAAGTGACATAAATGAACACATACACAAAAACACAGTGTACATCGGAGTTAAGAAGCTCCATCTGCGTCTTCAAGAATCGTACAAGATAATGCGAGTCCTCATGAACGTCGTGGATGAGTCCCGTAGAAACACTGGCTGTaacttcctctccttcctgTACTCAAAATCGCAAACGTACGATTACgatgagcaaaaaatataccgGGCGATACTTCAAAGGTGTTTAAAGCCAGTAAACGCTATCCTGAAGCAGTGGGTAGACAACGGGACGTTGAAAGACAAATACAATGAAACGTTTATCtcgacaaataaaaatgtaccatCTGAGAAGATATGGTGTTACAAATTCTGCCTGAACAGCAATAacattcctctttttttgagTGTCAGCACAGCGAAGCGGATTCTCCTGACTGGAAAGAGTGTGCACCTGCTGAACAGctttgggggggaaggcaGCCAGTTCGACGAGCCCGCTGGCAAGGCCAAGGCGCGTCTGCACGCGGAAGAAAGGAGCGAGTCGGCTAGCCAGTCGCTACGCGGAAGAGCGCTGCGAGGAAGAGCTATGCGAGAAGGAACACTACGCGGAAGAACGCTACGCGAAAGAACGCTACGCGGAAGAACGCTACGCGGAAGAGCTATACGGGAGAACCCCCCACCCGGCGAAGTTGACGTGTTCTCCGTGAGCGACGTGAACACCTACGTGGAAAACATAGACCGGTACGTCAAAAGGCTTTGCGTACGAAAGAACAAGCGACTAATATCGATGCTGGTGAATAAATACGGACTGTATGAGCACTTCAGAGCATTCAGGCACTTCCTCCTGCTAGTGGACGGAGATCTTTTCGAAAcaatttttgataatatgAAAACGGATCTATATATGGATGCAGAGGAGCTAAAGCGACATTACCTAAACAGCAAGCTGGATCTCTGTATTAAGTCCTCCTCTATATTTACCTCCAACCAAAGTATCATTAACAAATTAGTGCTCGATAGATTCCACGTCAAGCGAGGAGATATCGGTTGGGATGTCCTCGTTTTCGATTTCATGGTTGACAAACCGCTAGACATTATTTTCACGCAAAAGGTAAAGAATATCTACAAAACCATTAACGTCTTACtaatcaaattaaaaaaaatacattacgAGTTAGCTAATATATGGTATTTATTCACTCATTTATTTAAAGTCATGAATGTCGTTTGCTACAACCACGTCTTCATTTACTGCAACATCATGAGGAATGAAATGTTCCATTTTATTCAGAATTTActctcatatttttattacgaTGTGATAGATATGAATTGGAGGGAATTTAAGAACGTCATTTTTGATTGCAATAATTTGGATCGCTTGATACATGAGCACTACCACTATATATGTCAGATTCAGGTTGACTTGTTTCTTGGGAACTCCGTGGACGGGGGGGCAGCTCCTGCCCCCACTACTGCCGCGTTTGCCCCTGCGTCTTCCCCTACTGCTGCCGCGTCTGCCCCTACTTCTTCCGCGTCTGCTGCTGCTCCCGCCCCGTCGTCCGAgtcgtcctcctcttcgtctGTTCATTCAGACGTAGACTCCACGTCGGATGGCTACTTGAACAGCTCGCTGGGGTCCCCACCTCCAGGAGGTGCAGCTGATTTTGTGTATGCCCCTTCGCATTGGGGGGAACCACCTAAGAAGAAGCTCGTTTCATTTCCTCGAGGAGTTCCTCACCCATCAAGCAAAAACGTGGAAGCAATTTATTACACCTCAGATGCAGTGCCACAAACGGGTTCTACGAACAATAGAACCCACAATAATGTAGACACCGAAACACATCTGTGCATGTATCGAATACTGGATATCATAACTCGATTTATCAATCTCACCAGTGCATTGATCTCCTCCGTCTGTGAAGGTTACTCggagataaaaaaactcACAGATGCGAAGAAAGACGAAAGAAACAACATAGACAGCGACATTGACTACGTCAACAATTTCATTAATACCCACATCATTGGAGAAAAAACCATACGGGATCTTAAGATCCTTCTCAAATACTAccgaaattatatatataaatttatttgtctCCTCCTCAGCGATAGCAAATCCCTCAGTGACAGCAAGTCCCTCAGTGCGCACTCACGCATCTCCAAACGGGACAAGCTCAACTCACATCGCCTGCTCGCTGCACGCCTCGACTTCAACCTCTACTATGTCAACATCTCCAAGCTCATGGATGGATCCACCCCCAACCTCAACATCTCCAATCAGATTAAAATGATCAAGCGGGCTCAGCCCATTAACCAGATCACCGGTTGA